The nucleotide window TTATCTAAAGTGAAATTGACAAGAAGGCCCTTATCCTGATTGAACATTGTAGAATAATCCTGTCCGGCCATTTCCATAATATTTAAAGTATTGAACAGCGGAATGGCCACATTGTTCTTATGAATTGTCTGATCGCTTTTATGGATCGTAATGTCAAGACTCACTTTATGTCCGCCTTTATCATAATTGCCAATGAATGTTCCTATCCATAGCTCTTTTCCTGACAAAGCAGGCTTCAATTCTGTAATATCCTGCCGGTACGGACTTATAGTCTGCCAGTCTTTTCCCTTAAGCTGAATATGGTTGAACTTCTGAATGCCAAAGGCTGTAAAGAACCGCATCATTTCCATGGCAGGGCTATAGTTGCTGGTAGCTGTTACTCCGTAATATTGTTTTCCGTTTCCATTTTCGTAGACAGGAAGTGTTTTTACTCCTTTTTCCAGTCCATCAAAAAAAGACTTTTCTTTGTCCTGCGGAATAAAAAAAACAGTTCCTGTTCTGTCATAGGCGTCTCCGTTAGACTGCTGTTTCAGCTCTAAAAAAATATTTTCACCTTCTGTAATAGCAGGGAATTTTACTTTTTTAAGGATAATGGTTCCGTTGGCATATCTTTTTATCTGGCTGTCAGATTTTGAGGCCTCAGAGAAATTGATGAGTTCATTTTCAAAAACATTCAGTGTGGTAAATCTGCTTTTCCAAAGCTCATCTTTATATCCTAGCTGATCTGTTGTCTGAATATTTCCTTTCAGAATATTTTCAATTCCGGTGCTCTTGATTTTTTTAATTGATCCGGCTGTAACCAAAGAATTTTTATTTCTCTCCACTTCCAGAACCAATCCCAGATTTTGTCCTAGAACAGAAGGTCCGCCTTTTAGTTTAAGATCATTGGTATACCATACTTCAATGGTATTGGAATTGACTTTTGTGATTGCTTTTTTACAGTTGTATCCCAGAATTTTTTTCGTCTCATTGGTCAGTTCGAAATCCTGTTTTCCTACAGATTCAGCATCTGACGTTGAAATGATAGATCCGGGTTTTAAAAAAGCATAAGAGACAATAGTATTGGATGGTTTTTCTACCTTAGTGATCTCATAAGGATAGCTGCTTTTTTGCTCCTTGATCGTATTGTTGAGAATAAAATTTTCTTTTTCATTAACCCATACAATGGTAGAAGGCTGGTCAGTTAATATTTTTCCGTTATAAGAGCTGGTATACTGAATTTCATACGTCTGTGCAGAAAACAGACAGTATAAAAAAACAGCCAGAAAATTGAAAACAATTCTTGTATGCATACATAAATGAGTTTCCTGCAAAGTTATTCTAAACTTTCTACAGCGTCAAAAAACGGATTTAATCTATACAGTTAGTAGATAATGTATATTAAATGTTACAAAAATTGTTACATTTTTTTCAGAAAGATTTTGAAATAAAAAACTACTCTGTAAAATAGAGTAGTTTAATATATTGTTGTTAGGATCAGATTAAGAAACTCTCTCAATCAAAGCCATATAGAATCCGTCATACCCTTCGCTAGGCATTACTTTTTCATCTTTAATCATTTTGAATCCAGGATTGTTTTTGATGAATTCTTCTACCTGCAGATTATTTTCAGAAGGAAGGATAGAACACGTTGCGTAGACCATTTTTCCTCCTTTTTTAAGCATTTTAGAATAATCCTGAAGGATTTGTTGCTGCTCCTTTTTAATTCTGTCAATAAAATCCTGATCAATCTTCCACTTACTGTCCGGGTTTCTTTTTAAAACTCCAAGACCTGAACATGGAGCATCAATCAGAAGTCTGTCTGCTTTTTCATGAAGACGTTTGATCACTTTGTTGTCGGAGATCATACGGGTTTCAATATTGTGTGCTCCGGCTCTCTTTGCACGGCGCTTCAACTCCGCGAGCTTCCAGTCGAAGATATCTAATGCTATGATCTGTCCTTTGTTTTTCATTAATGCGGCCAGATGAAGTGTTTTTCCTCCTGCACCGGCACATGCATCCACCACTCTCTGTCCCTCCTTTACATCAAGGAAATACCCGATCTTCTGGGAAGAAGCATCCTGAACTTCAAATAATCCTTCTTTGAAAGCTGTGGTAAGGAAAACATTCTTCTTTTCTTCCAGCTGAACAGCATCAGGATAACCGTTAACAGGAAAAGATACAACACCTTCATCCGAAAGATCAGAAATAAGTTCTTTAGTAGTTGTTCTTAAAGAATTAGCTCTTAAAACAGTAGGAGCCTGCTCATTTAAGGCCGTCATTTCTCTTTCCCAGTTGGCACCCAGTTCTTTTTCAAGTGTTTCAGCGAGCCAATCAGGAATAGAATGTTCTATTGCTTTTGTAGGAACGGTGTTCTTTTTAAGTTTGGTAAGAATATCGGCGATTTTAATTCCGTCAAATTCTTCAAATTTTTTATAATTGGTTTTGCTCCAAAGCAAATACGCAATGATCAGTTTGTAGATATTGTTGGGTTTTACGCCTTCACCCATATAGTATTCAAGGCGTTTTTTCCAACGGATGATATTGTAGAAAATTTCAGAAACAACAGCTCTGTCCTGGCTTCCCCATTTTTTGTTTGCTTTCAAAAGTCTTTCAATAACTTTATCGGCATATTTGTTTTTCTCAAAAAATGTCTCCTGTAAGGCATCGTGAATTCCGATTGCCAAGTTTCTGTGAATAAGTTCCATAAATTTGCTTCGCTGTTTGAATCTGCAAAAATACGACTTTTAATTGAGAGTTGAAGATTTGAGTAGAGAGATTGAGAATAGGAGAGGTGAAGGGAATCCTGGATGGTGAATAGTAAATAGTGAATTCTGCTTCGCTTGTGAATTTTCGGGTTCAGGTTGCGAGGTTTGGGATTCGGGTTTCCGGTTGAGAGGTTATGAGTAATTATATATTGTACAAATCAGTTTTCTAATGGAAGGTTGCGCATCACAATTCACTTTGCAAAGCAAAAATTAACTATTGACAATCTGAGATCCAGTATTGAATGGTCATTGTATTTATTAATTTTTTATATGGTAGAAATAAATTTTAATGCTGAATTTCTAAATATCTTCCGAATATTTATATTTTTTATTTGTTTACAATAACTTTTTACTCTACGATGAATAAACCTTTATTTTTGCTTAATGAAAAATATTTGTTAACAAAATATGCACTCTTCATTATTATACTTTATTTTCTTTGTAACAGGTTTATCTAATTTGTACTAATTCACTTGTTGGTGTGAAATTAATATATGCTTATTGTCTACTATACTGGGCTTTACCTCTTGACTTCAACCTTTAAAAAGCCCTACCTTTGCAAAAAATTAAAATATGAGTGATACAGTACTTTGTCCGAAATGCAGCTCTGAGTTTACCTACCCAAGCGATAACATGATGGTATGTTCTCAGTGTTTTTATGAATGGAACCCTGAAGAAGCTGCTTCTGAAGCTGCAAATGAAGGAAAGATATTGGACTCTAACGGAAATGAACTTCAGGATGGTGATTCTGTAGTAGTAGTAAAAGACCTTCCTGTAAAAGGAGCTCCAAAGCCGGTAAAAGCAGGAACCAAAGTGAAAAATATCCGTTTAAGACCAGGGAGCGATCATAATATCGACTGTAAAATTGATGGTTTCGGAGCGATGGCTCTTAAATCAGAATTTGTAAAGAAAGCGTAAGATTGCTTTGCTTTTTATACCCTTAAAAATAAGAAAAGGAAAAAATTGGACAGTGTAATCTTTCAAGAGACTTAATTGCAGTACTGCTAATGTCCGTCCGGAAGGCAGAAAGAGAATTAACCAAAAATTTCCTTATGCTGTGGAAATACAAATGTAAGAAAAAGTTTTATAACTGCTTCTTATATTTGTATTTTTTTATGAGTAAGTGTAAGGAAATGTAGGAGTTAGATGAAGTGGTAAAATGGCAAAACTATGAAATAGCAAAATGGATTAATAGTCAGTCTGATGATCTGTTTCAGGATTTTTTCTATTCGTCTTTTTGCGATTTAGCCTTTTAGCCTAAATAAACGAAATACATATAGGTCCGGATATTTTATCATCAGTATAAACTACCAGTTCTTTACCTTTTGCTTTTAGTTTATTCCAATAATAATTTCCTGCAAATCTGCTTTCCAGAATTTCAGCTTCAACACCGGTTTCGGTAATTTTTATTTCCTTTGGATAATAAGAAAATTTTGAAAGCTGGAAATCTGCTGCCTCAGTTTCGGTAAAGATATTCACTTCCCCGAATAGTCTCGCAACATAAGAATTGTAAGGATGTCTGTAGGTTTCTTCAGGACTGTCATTCTGAATAAGTCTTCCGTTTTGCAGAATAACAATCTGATCCAGCCATGGCATAATATCCTGTAGTTCATGGGTGGAAATAATTAAAGAAACACCATGCTGCTTTACATACCTGAAAAGTCTTTCCCGGATTTCAATTTTTCTCGGGAAATCAAGATTACTGAACGGTTCGTCTAAAATCAGGAGCTTTGGAAGTACGGATAATGCTCTGGCAATAGCCACTCTCTGCTGTTGTCCGCCACTTAAATATTTAGGCAGTACGTTGGCAAATTCCTGAAGTCCTACCACTTCAAGGAGTTCCGTTACGGTTTCTTTTTTTTGTTTTAAATTGATATTTGAAATAAATTTTCCTACGTTTTCGGCAACAGTAGCGTAAGGCATAAGATCAAAATTCTGTGCCACGAATTTCATTTCAGGCTCTCCGGGAACAAGGTTTCCCTTTGGTCCTGAAAGCTTTGTTCCGTTAAAAATAATTTCTCCGATCTCCCAATCAAGAAGGCCATAGATCAGGCTGAGAAGAGTAGATTTTCCACATCCGCTTTCACCGGCAAGAGCTATAATTCTGTTTTCTTCAAACCTTAGATTAAGGTTCTGAAACAGGGGATTTTCTTTGTTGTGAGAGAAAAATAAATTGTTTATTTCTAATAGCATATTACAAATGTAAGGTTTTTATGAAAACATATTTTTTTTTATTATATTAGCGGAACTAATAAAAATAAATCAAAAATGAGAAAAAAACTGTTTTCGTTAGCTATTTCTGCATTATTTATTGCTGCTGTAATGGTTTCTTGTAAAAAAGATAAACCGCTTACCAGTGAAAGTAATGAGGTGACGACTACTAAAGAAGGTAGCCAGTTCACTTTGGATACGCTAAACAGTAAGGTTGAATGGAAGGGATATAAAGTATTTAAATCTGAAAATACGAGCCATTTCGGAACGATCAGGTTTGAAAGCGGAGATGTGACAGTGAAAGACGGAAAACTGGAAAGCGGAAAATTCGTTGCTGATATGAATTCTTTAACTTCTGTTGATCTTAAAGACAGTCCGGAAGATTTAGGAAAATTAAACGGCCACCTTAAGAGCGGAGATTTCTTTGAAGTGGAAAAATTTCCTACAGCTTCTTATGAAATTACAAAAGTAACTCCGGCTACAGAAGGTGATTATAATACGCTTTTGGATGGTAATTTAACGATTAAGGGAATTACAAAACCTGTTCAGTTTAAAGCTAATGTTTCTGTGAAGAATGGAGAAGTGAGCGTAGCTACTGAGCCGAAAGATATCAAAAGAGAAGAGTTTGGGGTGAAGTTCCAGGCTCCTGCTGAAAACGGTGTGATCAAAGATGAGGTAACTCTTCAGATCAGCGTTAAAGCTTTAGAAAAGAAATAATTTTTTTATTTAAGTGAAATAAGTGATTGAAGTCTGCCTCCCGAAAAAGAGGCAGATTTTTTTATGACGGACTTATTATTCAACTTAAAATCGTATTTTTGCAAAACATTTTGAAAGGGTAAAACAATGATAGAAAAGATAGAAGAACTACTGATCGAAGTAAACGGCTTCAATGCTACCTCTAAGGAAGAGATCGAAAACTTCCGAATCAAGTACAATGGTAAAAAAGGGGTTCTGAATGATTTTTTTGAAAAATTTAAAGAAGTTCCTAATGACCAGAAGAAAGAATTCGGGCAGAAGATCAATACTTTAAAGCAGGCGGTGGCTGTAAAACTGGAGGATTTGAAAAA belongs to Chryseobacterium gleum and includes:
- a CDS encoding sulfate/molybdate ABC transporter ATP-binding protein, giving the protein MLLEINNLFFSHNKENPLFQNLNLRFEENRIIALAGESGCGKSTLLSLIYGLLDWEIGEIIFNGTKLSGPKGNLVPGEPEMKFVAQNFDLMPYATVAENVGKFISNINLKQKKETVTELLEVVGLQEFANVLPKYLSGGQQQRVAIARALSVLPKLLILDEPFSNLDFPRKIEIRERLFRYVKQHGVSLIISTHELQDIMPWLDQIVILQNGRLIQNDSPEETYRHPYNSYVARLFGEVNIFTETEAADFQLSKFSYYPKEIKITETGVEAEILESRFAGNYYWNKLKAKGKELVVYTDDKISGPICISFI
- a CDS encoding GLPGLI family protein, with the protein product MHTRIVFNFLAVFLYCLFSAQTYEIQYTSSYNGKILTDQPSTIVWVNEKENFILNNTIKEQKSSYPYEITKVEKPSNTIVSYAFLKPGSIISTSDAESVGKQDFELTNETKKILGYNCKKAITKVNSNTIEVWYTNDLKLKGGPSVLGQNLGLVLEVERNKNSLVTAGSIKKIKSTGIENILKGNIQTTDQLGYKDELWKSRFTTLNVFENELINFSEASKSDSQIKRYANGTIILKKVKFPAITEGENIFLELKQQSNGDAYDRTGTVFFIPQDKEKSFFDGLEKGVKTLPVYENGNGKQYYGVTATSNYSPAMEMMRFFTAFGIQKFNHIQLKGKDWQTISPYRQDITELKPALSGKELWIGTFIGNYDKGGHKVSLDITIHKSDQTIHKNNVAIPLFNTLNIMEMAGQDYSTMFNQDKGLLVNFTLDKDLKNAQLRYTTTGHGGWENGDEFVPKTNSVFMDGKPVFSFIPWRTDCGSYRLYNPASGNFQDGLSSSDLSRSNWCPGTVTNPNFISLGDLKAGKHTIQVKIPQGPTEGTSFSSWNVSGTLLGIQ
- a CDS encoding YceI family protein; this encodes MRKKLFSLAISALFIAAVMVSCKKDKPLTSESNEVTTTKEGSQFTLDTLNSKVEWKGYKVFKSENTSHFGTIRFESGDVTVKDGKLESGKFVADMNSLTSVDLKDSPEDLGKLNGHLKSGDFFEVEKFPTASYEITKVTPATEGDYNTLLDGNLTIKGITKPVQFKANVSVKNGEVSVATEPKDIKREEFGVKFQAPAENGVIKDEVTLQISVKALEKK
- a CDS encoding RsmB/NOP family class I SAM-dependent RNA methyltransferase, producing the protein MELIHRNLAIGIHDALQETFFEKNKYADKVIERLLKANKKWGSQDRAVVSEIFYNIIRWKKRLEYYMGEGVKPNNIYKLIIAYLLWSKTNYKKFEEFDGIKIADILTKLKKNTVPTKAIEHSIPDWLAETLEKELGANWEREMTALNEQAPTVLRANSLRTTTKELISDLSDEGVVSFPVNGYPDAVQLEEKKNVFLTTAFKEGLFEVQDASSQKIGYFLDVKEGQRVVDACAGAGGKTLHLAALMKNKGQIIALDIFDWKLAELKRRAKRAGAHNIETRMISDNKVIKRLHEKADRLLIDAPCSGLGVLKRNPDSKWKIDQDFIDRIKKEQQQILQDYSKMLKKGGKMVYATCSILPSENNLQVEEFIKNNPGFKMIKDEKVMPSEGYDGFYMALIERVS
- a CDS encoding zinc ribbon domain-containing protein YjdM, with translation MSDTVLCPKCSSEFTYPSDNMMVCSQCFYEWNPEEAASEAANEGKILDSNGNELQDGDSVVVVKDLPVKGAPKPVKAGTKVKNIRLRPGSDHNIDCKIDGFGAMALKSEFVKKA